The following proteins are encoded in a genomic region of Pyrus communis chromosome 11, drPyrComm1.1, whole genome shotgun sequence:
- the LOC137708149 gene encoding 7-deoxyloganetin glucosyltransferase-like: MDSKAVAAKPHAVFIPIPTQSHVKAMLKFAKLLHYRGFHITFVNSEFNHKRFLKSLGPNSLDGLPDFRFVAIPDGLPDSDEDNTQDVTVLVDAIRKRNFLAPFCDLLNKLNNDAITTSNNPPVTCIVSDGFMSTFTITAAEEIGTPIVLFYTIAACSFMGIIQFRALVEKGLAPLKDESYLTNGYLDKVIDWIPGMKNICLKDLPAFFRTTNSDDIIFNFVMESTDRSHEASAVVVHTFDALERDVLDALSSMLPLVYTIGPLQLHLNQIPEHPLNIGYSLWKEETVCLEWLNTKAQNSVVYVNFGSITVMTPAHLVEFGWGLANSKLPFFWVIRPDLVIGESAILPPEFVAETKERSLVASWCPQEQVLNHPSVGGFLTHSGWNSTVESLTSGVPMLCWPFFADQQMDCRYTCKEWDVGMEIGNDVKRDEVEKLVRELMDGEKGKKMKNRAMEWKKLAEEATGPYGSSSKNLENLVNQVLLRKS; the protein is encoded by the exons ATGGATTCCAAGGCAGTAGCTGCTAAGCCCCATGCTGTTTTCATTCCGATTCCAACTCAAAGCCATGTCAAGGCAATGCTTAAATTTGCAAAGCTTCTCCACTATAGAGGTTTTCATATTACCTTTGTCAACTCGGAGTTCAACCACAAGCGCTTTCTTAAATCCTTAGGCCCCAATTCCCTTGATGGCTTACCTGATTTTCGGTTCGTAGCCATCCCAGATGGCCTTCCAGATTCAGATGAAGATAACACCCAAGATGTCACTGTTCTTGTTGACGCCATAAGAAAACGAAATTTCTTGGCTCCGTTTTGTGACCTCCTCAATAAACTCAACAATGATGCCATAACAACTTCCAACAATCCTCCAGTGACTTGCATAGTTTCGGATGGTTTCATGAGCACCTTCACAATCACAGCTGCTGAGGAGATTGGAACCCCTATAGTACTGTTCTACACTATTGCTGCATGCAGTTTCATGGGAATTATACAATTTCGTGCTTTGGTCGAAAAAGGCCTGGCACCACTCAAAG ATGAGAGCTATTTGACAAACGGCTATTTGGACAAGGTCATAGATTGGATTCCGGGAATGAAGAACATTTGTTTGAAGGATCTGCCAGCCTTCTTTCGAACCACAAATTCCGATGACATTATATTTAACTTCGTGATGGAATCAACAGACAGATCCCATGAAGCTTCAGCAGTTGTTGTTCATACTTTTGATGCCTTGGAGCGAGATGTTTTGGATGCTCTCTCATCTATGCTTCCACTTGTTTATACCATTGGCCCTCTTCAATTACATCTCAATCAAATACCAGAACACCCCTTGAATATTGGATACAGCCTATGGAAAGAAGAAACTGTATGCCTCGAGTGGCTAAACACCAAGGCTCAAAATTCAGTTGTGTACGTGAATTTTGGCAGTATAACGGTCATGACACCTGCACATCTAGTCGAGTTTGGATGGGGACTGGCAAACAGCAAGCTGCCCTTCTTCTGGGTAATTAGACCCGATCTGGTAATTGGCGAATCAGCGATTTTGCCACCTGAGTTTGTGGctgaaacaaaagaaagaagttTAGTAGCAAGTTGGTGCCCACAAGAGCAAGTCCTTAACCATCCATCAGTTGGAGGATTTTTAACGCACAGCGGTTGGAATTCAACCGTTGAGAGCCTGACCTCCGGAGTGCCTATGCTCTGTTGGCCATTCTTTGCTGACCAGCAAATGGACTGCCGCTATACTTGCAAGGAATGGGACGTTGGCATGGAAATCGGTAATGATGTGAAGAGGGATGAAGTAGAGAAGCTAGTTAGAGAGTTAATGGATGGGGAAAAGGGTAAGAAGATGAAAAATAGGGCCATGGAGTGGAAGAAACTTGCAGAAGAAGCTACAGGTCCATATGGCTCTTCATCCAAAAACTTAGAAAATTTAGTGAATCAAGTGCTGCTAAGAAAAAGTTAA